The Ptychodera flava strain L36383 chromosome 14, AS_Pfla_20210202, whole genome shotgun sequence genome segment AGCTCTGTTGCGctgattggctgcacatgtgagctgttgtttacTCCCCAGAGAGttgagtgatatcaaattaggTCAAATGACAAGggttaataataattgtaaagcgccttgagcactacttgtggatatgtgcgctatataagaacacatataattattattattactctttGTCTGCCGTGACCAAGGCCTTGTTTTTTTCCAACTCAGTAAATGTCTCTTCTATGACCAGTGTCTGTGCTGGAATTTTCTCACCAGCGATTACACGAGTGGCTGCTTTCGTGTCAGGGTCATTTACACATTTTAGCGCTTCAGAAGAATTCAAGTGCGATGTGTAAATGCAACAGTTCTTTTCTGCGGATGTTAAATATGCTGGAAATTGGCGCTATATCCTAATGTCCATGCACTTGGTTCTTGTGATGGGTGGAGAAAGCTCTTTCTTCAACTAATAAGTAATATTTTATCGAAATGATCATATTAACTGTTGTGTTTTCAGCTAGTTTGTAGTTGTTTATGTTGTTGCTAGTGTTATCGTGATCTCTACCAACAAGTTGTCATGAACATTTTAGAGAAAAGTCGCTTAAATATTGGCGCTACTAGGCCAAAACAGCCTAAAGCTATGAGCATGAACAAATGCAGGAATACTTGGTTTTCTGCATACTGCGACCATATATATCTACGTACACAATGGACAATGTACAAGCTAATCATAGAAAGTACACAAAACCATGCTGTAGACTCAGTTGACAATGTGTGATTGCAACCTTAACATCTTTACTAAAGATTTTTATAACAGTAACGATATGGAATTTGTCGAGACTATCCATAGTTTTGGTATCGTACCCAAAAGTTCTTTTGGATATGACGTAGACATAAAAACTACAGACGATTAAAGAGTATGAGTGATCTTTGAGGTTGTACGGATCCTGCAACTCTACATCCTGAATGATTTGTCATACGGTATCTATACTGATGTATGCGGCGTCCTATTATCAATATTATCATCAACTCGGATATCTGTAGAGTGACATAATTTTGCCTTCACCATCCTGTAGATCCAGGACGACGGAAATATACAAGATGAAATCACCAGGAGTATACCAGCAACGTAGAAGGATAAGTCGTACGACCCAGTCATGTCAAAAAGATATCCTGAAAACAAAGAAAGGATAAGAATGAACATCACTTTTTTCCCCCTATACATGTGTGTGAAAACATATGAACGGAGTCCGACCTGGATTTGTGAGTGTTATGTGCTCTTCATTGCTGGTGTTATCAACCTGCTatgtcaatttttaatgtttcataaacTACCCAGTCGATAATAGGTAAAAGATTTTCTGTTTCTTTGAAAACATATTCGGCCTACGATGCTGTTACCTTTGCATCTCAGTAAGGTATGGATTTCATTCTACCTGTTATTATAGtatagagataacacagtgATCACATGACTTTAAAAGTCAAAGTCACACTTTGAACGTTCAAGGCAAACATCCAATGTCCCAATGTCATTGTGGCATTTGTCAATCAGGAATTCTGTCCCAGCGCAGCATGCCAAGAAGTAATAGTagcaaaataagaaaatttccGTTTCTTAGGCAACAAGTCTACTCCAAAATAAAGGCTGAAATTTCATATCGTAATTACTTTTATTTCAGTGTGATTCAAAAAGCTATCATATGTATTTAACATAATATTTCTTCATTGTTTGACGATATGATTATGACTTTGATGCGTCAGATAAACTAAGGCAAATTTAATTGTAATGTTGATCACGGCAGCTACAACGATAACAATAATAGAAACCATTCGGAATATAAAACAAATtcttaaaatttgtaaaatttaggcCAAGAGTCTAAATCAGGAGGTGTGTTTTTTGGGACGAAAGAAACTTTCTTCAACGTTTCGTTATTTGGGCATGTGCCACAGGTAGACAATGGCCTTTATATCACATCGTTATTGCCTGCCGCTAAGTTTGTGATTTCCCTTAAGCTCTACACGACCGACAATTTTACTATTCTCTTACACAGGCATATTCTAGTGATTGATGCGAATATTTAATTGGTATTTCGTTCTACGCGAAATTATTACAAAGGCAGTCATAGGTGAAAAAAACTTGTCGTGAtcttttgttgaaattgtgtgATTTGTGGCTACGAAAAATAGCGTCAgtgacactttgctcacataTGAGTGTATGCACGAtatttaatagtcgcgccagcggcttactgactacgcatgcgcttattcataatatactatgcgagtaaccggaagtgtacccttctttcatgggcgccgccatgtttttttttttttttgagtactcgtaaataaacaaaaacgaaacaaattactattatataacatgtcttttataaaatatacctcttttattagccagtaaatgttattatgcaccttgtcgctgatacaaaatatcgttaatatagataaagggagaaaactgtcgtgcatatgaacgggggcatacgcaaagaatgctgggattgaattatagaagagcgccccctgtgtcaataattagattcaaaaattgccagtttttagacggaacgctatacttttcagcttgcaagtggaaggtgggcagtgcggttaccattgcaatgataacgattgcataatacgtcccttgctaatcgcaataggctgttatcattgtaaaaattgccaatttttgtccaaaattttacacgctacagaaaaactatacctgccctgctgcagggtttgacgtcgtgtacgtacgtgaactgctttcatcagagggaaactgggtatagttgtcatataaacgtttatgaagtaacaattacagtttatcatgaatcaatacaaataacattgccaatctttaataacccctggcgcgacaccaagggctgagccctatataatattagctTCTAAGGGCGCACGTGATATTCCtggtcaagtgcatttgaacaaattttgatgcacCGTCCATTGAAGTACGAAATGGTTGGTAACTGTTGCAACCGTTGATCACACACACTTATACAACACCATCATGATTAGTGATACAATCTACCATACCAAAGTACAGTCATCGTCTTGTAATATTGTATTGCCTTTTTATATATATAGAGGGCTTATTGTTACAAGTTGGTAGGCTAATACTTGTATTTAAACATAAATATAGGAGATTTAAAGGGAAACGCTCGTcgaaactgcgcctgtgcgagtttcttgtttacgaacaatgtatttcgtgcacgatatcttgatgcacctcatcatcatagctgcaacatttaaagtaTACGATGTCTATTATAACTGAcattcaactttcatcaatcatcatcgtaccttggatacagtgtttacgttggtcgtatgggtcccatacgatctttgagcacagttccgacGAAAATATTGGCGAGATTATCAAAAGATGAAAATGATGCCCCTTGAAGTTTATGGCTTACCCGATAGTGAAGGGCCAACGAAAAATGAGCTTCCCGAGCAAAACATTATCACTCCAATTCCTTCAACCATTTGATCTACACCTGCCACCTGTTTAATGAGGACCATGTTCAATGCGCCATATACACCACGAGCCATTCCCATTACTACAGAGACGATCATTATCTGTTCATATGTGCTTGTAAAGTTCGTACATGCAGTAGAAAGTCCGAAAACGGCAATTGCTAGGCAGTGGATATAAATGCTACCTTCGTCTACTCCTGCGCAATCCAGAATTATTCCCGTAATTAATGACGTCACGCAGCTTGTCATTCCTATGACAGACATAGTAAAGGCCGCTTTAACATTACCAATGCCCATTTTAACAGTTTTGTCAACTAAGTGAGCTAGGGGAATACTGTGGCCTACACCGTAGACAAACCTATAAAGAACAAGAAGTATAAATAACGGGCGATCATGAAATAGTTTGATGATTGCAAAGCGCATGAAGATGTTGCGATTTACTGTTCTCATCTCAGCCACATTATCTCCATTTACGGTCTCATCTTTTGCAGAATTTCTGGGCGATGTAAGATTTTCAATGCTGTTACCACCGTGACTACGACACTGCTCGACAGTGAGTGTCGATTTTATGCAGGGCTTGACATCCAGTACCAGAGTATTGGATTCACGTTGAAGATCCCCTTCTTTTATCGACCTCACCTCACCTGATCTGGTGTCACAACTGCAATTATCAAAGCCGGGGTCGTTATCCTCACTGTCACTGTTCTCGTCTCGCATTACCGTTTTGTCAGAGAGCGAATCAGTGTGAGCACCATTCTCCTCACTCGAGTCTGCTTTGAGACGAATTGGCCGTAGCAGAGCTGCCCCTACACAAAGATGGGCTGTCAAAGCTGACACTATTACCAGTGTACCTCTCCAGCCATATTTGTCAATCAGAAGCTGGCTCAGAGGTGGTAAGATAAAAGTGGAGAGACCGACTCCCGCTAGCGCTATGCCATTTGCTATTGTGTAACGCTTCTTGAAATAGCGTCCAAGAGAGGCGAAACAGGCAACGTAGCATAGGCCGAATGAAACacctgcaaaaatacaatattaataACGTTAACAGTTAGAATTATTACAGGACACAGACATAAATACAATCGTGGTTACTGAAAAGACAGAACAAAGACGGTGGTAGGGAAACGAGTATATTTGACAGAAGAGGCAAATAGAGGAAATTGACAGTACGAAAAAAGACTGTTCCTTGAAACACTGAAGGGACTTTCAATTTGGAAAAGAACACGTTTTCTCatagatgttttattttgtagcGTTGCTGTGTAAAACGTACTTCAAGGACGATTATGCCATACAGTAATAAAAAACCCCAGTTCATACCTGAGTCTATGTCATAATTGACACCAGCTTGTGCAGATGAGAACTAAACCTGTCTGACAACTTTTGATCGTAGAAACAACAGCTGTATAAGAGTTGAGTATCATTTTTCATATTCATTATTGAGTATCAGTATTCACGATGAATGATAAAGTTCACAATTTTAAgcaacaaatgtgaaaaatttaaaTCTTGTCTTGTTAATACTTCTATTGATCTGAAGTGCTTCATATTCCATTGAAATCCTATTGGAACATCCGGGCCTTTGTTTTTTGCCAAATACACTGGTCATTTCACCTTTCATCCTGTTTTTTTGGGTTAcaatgattgaatgaatgaatgcataAGTTTGATTAAAGTCATAACAGCGAAAACAATCAGTTAAATGTGTACTGAATCCTAACTTTTACTATTGTGAAAATGAGGCATTCGCACTTTTCCAGAGGGAAAtgacaatttcataaaattaagTATAAAGACATTCTGAGTTATAAAGTAATCTGTACGAGCACAGGCGGCCCATACattattaataagcttattattgagtt includes the following:
- the LOC139150735 gene encoding monocarboxylate transporter 12-like, with amino-acid sequence MSATGTKSPELRDPPDGGWGWFVISATFIMMFVVKGIGTSLAVFYVVFLDYFGGSAAGTSLVLSLFKAVNMTGVSFGLCYVACFASLGRYFKKRYTIANGIALAGVGLSTFILPPLSQLLIDKYGWRGTLVIVSALTAHLCVGAALLRPIRLKADSSEENGAHTDSLSDKTVMRDENSDSEDNDPGFDNCSCDTRSGEVRSIKEGDLQRESNTLVLDVKPCIKSTLTVEQCRSHGGNSIENLTSPRNSAKDETVNGDNVAEMRTVAGVDQMVEGIGVIMFCSGSSFFVGPSLSGYLFDMTGSYDLSFYVAGILLVISSCIFPSSWIYRMVKAKLCHSTDIRVDDNIDNRTPHTSV